One segment of Solanum stenotomum isolate F172 chromosome 1, ASM1918654v1, whole genome shotgun sequence DNA contains the following:
- the LOC125855557 gene encoding uncharacterized mitochondrial protein AtMg00810-like, with product MRDLGELRFLLGIEFARSSKYILMHQRKYALELISETRLGNAKPAWTPIDNNNKLTSKHYDDYVNSEDDKEDPPADQSIYQRLIGNLLYLIMTRTNIAFGVQTLSQFLQQPKKTHMEAALRIVRYIKGQPGQGILLSSSQDNKLTTFCDADWASCSLTRKSITGYFIKFGNSVVSWKSKKQSTVPRIQQKLSTKL from the coding sequence ATGAGGGATCTAGGTGAGCTCAGGTTTTTATTAGGGATTGAGTTTGCAAGGTCAAGTAAATACATACTGATGCATCAGAGAAAATATGCATTAGAACTTATTTCTGAAACAAGATTGGGAAATGCAAAACCTGCATGGACTCCTATTGACAACAATAATAAGCTAACTTCAAAgcattatgatgattatgtcaATTCAGAAGATGACAAAGAAGATCCTCCAGCGGATCAAAGCATCTATCAGAGATTGATAGGAAATCTACTATATCTTATAATGACAAGGACTAACATTGCATTTGGAGTACAAACATTGAGTCAGTTTCTACAACAACCTAAAAAAACCCATATGGAAGCAGCTCTAAGGATTGTTAGGTACATAAAAGGCCAGCCTGGTCAAGGGATATTGTTATCTAGCAGTCAAGACAACAAACTTACAACATTTTGTGATGCTGACTGGGCATCTTGTTCTCTTACAAGGAAGTCTATAACAGGCTATTTTATCAAGTTTGGTAACTCAGTGGTCTCTTGGAAATCTAAGAAACAATCTACTGTGCCTAGAATTCAGCAGAAGCTGAGTACAAAATTATAG